A single Eulemur rufifrons isolate Redbay chromosome 9, OSU_ERuf_1, whole genome shotgun sequence DNA region contains:
- the LGALS3BP gene encoding galectin-3-binding protein, whose product MALPRLFWMWLLVAGTQGVNDGDMRLADGGAANQGRVEIFYRGQWGTVCDNLWDLTDASVVCRALGFENATEAPGRAAFGQGRGPVMLDEVQCTGTEPSLADCRSLGWLKSNCRHERDAGVVCTNETRSSHTLDLSWELSAALSQIFDSQSGCDLSLQVQVEEEEVLDLCAHTLILTSNPEAEALWQEPGSKVSMSVDAECVPVVRDFLRYFYSRKIDISLSSVKCFHKLASAYGATQLQEYCAGLFASLLPQDPSFRMPLDLYAYALATKDPLLEELCVRFLAWNFEALTQAEAWPSVPTALLQVLLPKSELAVPSELALLKALDAWSQEQRTSREEVEGLVEMVRFPMMRPEDLFELQFNLSLYRAHEALFQRKTLQALEFHTVPFRLLTQYRGLNLSEDAYKPRIYTSPTWSASVTANSWNAWQSQLAYQPARGLPFGYSYGSVYTRASSSYRYSPYQSFQTPPHPSFLFQAKSVSWSLAYLPTVQSCWNYGFSCSSDELPALGLSNSGYSDPTIGYENKALVLCEGRFVADVMDFQGPKAMIPSALATNGSRSASLFPCQTGSFSSFRAVIRPFYLTNSTGADNTPW is encoded by the exons ATGGCCCTCCCTCGGCTCTTCTGGATGTGGCTGCTGGTCGCAGGGACTCAAG GCGTGAACGACGGCGACATGCGGCTGGCCGACGGGGGCGCCGCCAACCAGGGCCGCGTGGAGATCTTCTACAGAGGCCAGTGGGGCACCGTGTGTGACAACTTGTGGGACCTGACTGATGCCAGCGTCGTGTGCCGGGCCCTGGGGTTCGAGAACGCCACCGAGGCTCCGGGCAGAGCCGCCTTTGGGCAAG GAAGGGGCCCGGTCATGTTGGATGAGGTCCAGTGCACAGGGACCGAGCCCTCGCTGGCCGACTGCAGATCCCTGGGCTGGCTGAAGAGCAACTGCAGGCACGAGCGGGACGCCGGCGTGGTCTGCACCAACG AAACCAGAAGCAGCCACACTCTCGACCTCTCCTGGGAGCTCTCCGCTGCGCTCAGCCAGATCTTCGACAGCCAGAGCGGCTGTGACCTGTCcctgcaggtgcaggtggaggaggaggaggtgctggACCTCTGTGCCCACACCCTGATCCTGACCTCCAACCCCGAGGCcgaggccctgtggcaggagccGGGCAGCAAAGTCAGCATGAGCGTGGACGCCGAGTGCGTGCCCGTGGTCAGAGACTTCCTCAG gTACTTCTACTCCCGGAAGATCGACATCTCCCTGTCGTCGGTCAAGTGCTTCCACAAGCTGGCGTCCGCCTACGGGGCCACGCAGCTGCAGGAATACTGTGCCGGCCTCTTCGCCagcctcctgccccaggacccCTCTTTCCGGATGCCCCTGGACCTCTACGCCTATGCACTGGCCACCAAGGACCCCCTGCTGGAGGAGCTCTGCGTGCGGTTCCTGGCCTGGAACTTCGAGGCCCTGACGCAGGCCGAGGCCTGGCCCAGCGTCCCCACAGCCCTGCTCCAGGTGCTGCTCCCCAAGAGCGAGCTGGCTGTGCCCAGCGAGCTGGCCCTGCTGAAGGCCCTGGACGCCTGGAGCCAGGAGCAGCGCACCTCCCGAGAGGAGGTGGAGGGCTTGGTCGAGATGGTCCGCTTCCCGATGATGCGGCCCGAGGACCTCTTTGAGCTGCAGTTCAACCTGTCCCTGTACCGGGCTCACGAGGCCCTGTTCCAGAGGAAGACCCTGCAGGCCCTGGAGTTCCACACCGTGCCCTTCCGGCTGCTGACCCAGTACAGAGGCCTGAACCTCTCCGAGGATGCGTACAAGCCCCGGATTTACACCTCGCCCACCTGGAGCGCCTCCGTCACGGCCAACTCCTGGAACGCATGGCAGTCCCAGCTGGCCTACCAGCCCGCACGGGGGCTTCCGTTCGGTTATTCTTACGGCTCTGTTTACACCCGCGCCTCCTCCAGCTACAGGTATTCCCCCTACCAGTCCTTccagacccctccccaccccagcttcctCTTCCAGGCCAAGAGCGTGTCGTGGTCCCTGGCCTACCTCCCCACCGTGCAGAGCTGCTGGAACTATGGGTTCTCGTGCTCCTCGGACGAGCTCCCCGCCCTGGGCCTCTCCAATTCTGGCTACTCAGACCCCACCATCGGCTACGAAAACAAAGCCCTGGTGCTCTGTGAAGGGCGCTTCGTGGCAGACGTCATGGATTTCCAGGGCCCCAAGGCCATGATCCCCAGTGCCCTGGCCACCAACGGTTCCAGGAGcgcctccctcttcccctgccaGACGGGGTCCTTCAGCAGCTTCCGGGCGGTCATCCGCCCCTTCTACCTGACCAACTCCACGGGCGCGGACAACACGCCGTGGTAG